From a single Amphiprion ocellaris isolate individual 3 ecotype Okinawa chromosome 18, ASM2253959v1, whole genome shotgun sequence genomic region:
- the brsk1a gene encoding serine/threonine-protein kinase BRSK1 isoform X4, which produces MSKELSLSQSAQYVGPYRLEKTLGKGQTGLVKLGVHCITGQKVAIKIVNREKLSESVLMKVEREIAILKLIEHPHVLKLHDVYENNKYLYLVLEHVSGGELFDYLVKKGRLTPKEARKFFRQIISALDFCHSHSICHRDLKPENLLLDEKNNIRIADFGMASLQVGDSLLETSCGSPHYACPEVIRGEKYDGRRADVWSCGVILFALLVGALPFDHDNLRQLLEKVKSGVFHMPHFIPPDCQSLLKGMIEVNPEKRLTLEAIQKHAWYLGGRNEPCPEQPPPRRVCVRRILSLTELDPDVLDSMHSLGCFRDRVKLTRDLQCEEENQEKMIYYLLLDRKERYPSYEDEDLPPRNDVDPPRKRVDSPMLTRHGRCRPERKSLEVLSVTEQGSPTPPRRALDTAAHSQRSRSVSGASTGLSSSPLSSPRSYQSPVFTFSQSDVTSATASPLTKESKQGSATTPRSARAHDKPKASPNPKTQTLPTKGPADRPHLQPIKSLPLHNPSSRSPSPSPLLSPIPRFFFPSSSVLKSVTKSFYPNSAHSVPQVTPQGSPLPTPLGTPVHHPHHPSSTPPSSSSSSSSSRAEGGGGVGSLSLTPPSSPGGGSGMAASSSAHWRTRLNSFKNNLLGSPRFHRRKLQVPTSEDMSSLTPESSPELAKKSWFGNFIGLEKEEQIFVVIRDKPLSSVKADIVHAFLSIPSLSHSVLSQTSFRAEYKSSGGPSVFQKPVKFQVDIAFSEGERERDRERTEREGRRETGIYSVTFTLISGPSRRFRRVVETIQAQLLSSHDQPLVQALSDEKNGRPHGTPTRQNSRRSEGGGDRCEWGDRADGGGIGGSGGVLQRRGSAKERTRLLSSNGTQSQP; this is translated from the exons GTTGAGAGGGAGATTGCCATTCTGAAACTGATTGAGCATCCGCATGTGTTGAAGCTGCATGATGTTTACGAGAATAACAAATATCT GTACCTGGTGTTGGAGCATGTGTCAGGAGGAGAGCTGTTTGACTACCTGGTGAAGAAGGGCCGGCTAACTCCAAAAGAGGCCAGGAAGTTCTTCAGGCAGATCATCTCTGCTCTGGATTTCTGCCACAGTCATTCCATCTG tcaCAGAGACCTGAAGCCTGAGAACTTGCTCCTGGATGAAAAGAACAACATTCGCATCGCTGACTTTGGCATGGCCTCCCTACAGGTGGGAGACAGTCTGTTAGAAACCAGCTGTGG ATCACCACATTATGCTTGTCCTGAAGTTATACGG GGAGAGAAATACGATGGACGGAGAGCAGATGTGTGGAGCTGTGGGGTCATCCTGTTTGCCCTGCTGGTG GGTGCTCTGCCGTTTGACCATGACAATTTACGCCAGCTCCTGGAAAAGGTGAAGAGTGGTGTGTTCCACATGCCCCACTTCATCCCACCGGACTGCCAGTCTCTGCTCAAGGGCATGATTGAGGTCAACCCTGAAAAGAGGCTCACG CTAGAGGCCATCCAAAAACACGCCTGGTACCT GGGTGGTCGTAATGAGCCGTGTCCTGAGCAGCCTCCTCCCAGGCGAGTGTGTGTGAGGCGAATCTTATCCCTGACTGAGCTGGACCCAGATGTGTTGGACAGCATGCACTCGCTGGGATGTTTCCGAGACCGAGTCAAGCTCACACGTGATTTGCAATGTGAAGA AGAAAACCAGGAGAAGATGATCTATTACCTACTGCTGGACAGGAAAGAGCGTTACCCCAGCTATGAGGATGAGGACTTACCTCCGCGCAATGACGTAG ACCCTCCCAGAAAGCGTGTTGACTCCCCAATGCTGACGCGCCACGGCCGCTGCCGTCCTGAGAGGAAAAGCCTGGAGGTGCTGAGTGTTACTGAGCAGGGGTCTCCTACCCCGCCTCGCAGGGCCCTGGACACAGCTGCACACAGCCAGAG GTCTCGCTCAGTCAGTGGAGCATCTACTGGTCTCTCCTCCAGCCCTCTCAGCAGTCCCAGG TCCTATCAAAGCCCCGTCTTCActttcagccaatcagatgtCACCTCTGCCACCGCTTCCCCCCTCACAAAGGAGTCCAAACAGGGAAGTGCCACCACTCCACGCTCAGCACGGGCTCATGACAAGCCCAAAGCTTCCCCCAACCCAAAGACCCAGACCTTGCCCACCAAGGGACCCGCCGACAGACCCCATCTGCAGCCCATCAAATCCCTGCCTCTGCACAACCCATCCTCCCGCTCGCCCTCCCCCTCCCCACTTCTGTCACCCATTCCCCGTTTCTTCTTCCCTTCGTCCTCTGTCCTAAAGTCAGTGACTAAGAGCTTCTACCCAAACTCTGCCCACTCTGTGCCGCAGGTCACCCCCCAGGGCTCTCCGTTGCCCACACCCTTGGGCACCCCTGTCCACCACCCTCACCACCCTTCCTCCACCCcgccctcctcttcctcgtcctcgtcctcctcgcgggcggagggagggggaggggtGGGCTCGCTGTCGCTGACCCCGCCTTCAAGCCCAGGAGGGGGAAGTGGCATGGCGGCCAGCAGCTCCGCCCACTGGAGGACCCGCCTCAATTCTTTCAAGAACAACCTGCTGGGCTCGCCCCGTTTCCATCGCCGTAAATTGCAAG TTCCTACATCAGAAGACATGTCGAGTCTAACACCAGAATCCAGCCCAGA GCTGGCTAAGAAGTCGTGGTTTGGGAATTTCATCGGCTTGGAGAAAGAGGAGCAGATCTTTGTGGTGATCAGAGACAAACCTCTGAGTTCGGTCAAAGCCGACATCGTCCACGCTTTCCTGTCT ATCCCGTCTCTCAGTCACAGCGTCCTCTCGCAGACCAGCTTCCGGGCCGAGTACAAGTCCTCCGGCGGCCCCTCCGTCTTCCAGAAGCCCGTCAAGTTCCAAGTGGACATTGCCTTTTCCGAGGGCGAGAGGGAGCGGGACAGGGAGAGGACcgagagggaggggaggagggaaaCAGGAATCTACAGTGTAACGTTCACCCTCATATCAG GTCCGAGTCGCAGGTTCAGACGAGTGGTGGAGACGATTCAAGCTCAGCTTCTCAGCTCCCATGATCAGCCACTGGTGCAAGCCCTATCTG ATGAGAAGAACGGCCGGCCCCACGGGACCCCCACCCGCCAAAACTCAAGGCGCTCTGAGGGTGGGGGCGACAGGTGCGAGTGGGGCGACCGAGCAGATGGTGGAGGCATAGGAGGCAGCGGGGGAGTTCTGCAACGCAGAGGCTCGGCGAAAGAGAGAACCCGACTGCTGTCCTCCAACGGAACCCAATCCCAGCCGTAG
- the brsk1a gene encoding serine/threonine-protein kinase BRSK1 isoform X3 — protein MSKELSLSQSAQYVGPYRLEKTLGKGQTGLVKLGVHCITGQKVAIKIVNREKLSESVLMKVEREIAILKLIEHPHVLKLHDVYENNKYLYLVLEHVSGGELFDYLVKKGRLTPKEARKFFRQIISALDFCHSHSICHRDLKPENLLLDEKNNIRIADFGMASLQVGDSLLETSCGSPHYACPEVIRGEKYDGRRADVWSCGVILFALLVGALPFDHDNLRQLLEKVKSGVFHMPHFIPPDCQSLLKGMIEVNPEKRLTLEAIQKHAWYLGGRNEPCPEQPPPRRVCVRRILSLTELDPDVLDSMHSLGCFRDRVKLTRDLQCEEENQEKMIYYLLLDRKERYPSYEDEDLPPRNDVADPPRKRVDSPMLTRHGRCRPERKSLEVLSVTEQGSPTPPRRALDTAAHSQRSRSVSGASTGLSSSPLSSPRSYQSPVFTFSQSDVTSATASPLTKESKQGSATTPRSARAHDKPKASPNPKTQTLPTKGPADRPHLQPIKSLPLHNPSSRSPSPSPLLSPIPRFFFPSSSVLKSVTKSFYPNSAHSVPQVTPQGSPLPTPLGTPVHHPHHPSSTPPSSSSSSSSSRAEGGGGVGSLSLTPPSSPGGGSGMAASSSAHWRTRLNSFKNNLLGSPRFHRRKLQVPTSEDMSSLTPESSPELAKKSWFGNFIGLEKEEQIFVVIRDKPLSSVKADIVHAFLSIPSLSHSVLSQTSFRAEYKSSGGPSVFQKPVKFQVDIAFSEGERERDRERTEREGRRETGIYSVTFTLISGPSRRFRRVVETIQAQLLSSHDQPLVQALSDEKNGRPHGTPTRQNSRRSEGGGDRCEWGDRADGGGIGGSGGVLQRRGSAKERTRLLSSNGTQSQP, from the exons GTTGAGAGGGAGATTGCCATTCTGAAACTGATTGAGCATCCGCATGTGTTGAAGCTGCATGATGTTTACGAGAATAACAAATATCT GTACCTGGTGTTGGAGCATGTGTCAGGAGGAGAGCTGTTTGACTACCTGGTGAAGAAGGGCCGGCTAACTCCAAAAGAGGCCAGGAAGTTCTTCAGGCAGATCATCTCTGCTCTGGATTTCTGCCACAGTCATTCCATCTG tcaCAGAGACCTGAAGCCTGAGAACTTGCTCCTGGATGAAAAGAACAACATTCGCATCGCTGACTTTGGCATGGCCTCCCTACAGGTGGGAGACAGTCTGTTAGAAACCAGCTGTGG ATCACCACATTATGCTTGTCCTGAAGTTATACGG GGAGAGAAATACGATGGACGGAGAGCAGATGTGTGGAGCTGTGGGGTCATCCTGTTTGCCCTGCTGGTG GGTGCTCTGCCGTTTGACCATGACAATTTACGCCAGCTCCTGGAAAAGGTGAAGAGTGGTGTGTTCCACATGCCCCACTTCATCCCACCGGACTGCCAGTCTCTGCTCAAGGGCATGATTGAGGTCAACCCTGAAAAGAGGCTCACG CTAGAGGCCATCCAAAAACACGCCTGGTACCT GGGTGGTCGTAATGAGCCGTGTCCTGAGCAGCCTCCTCCCAGGCGAGTGTGTGTGAGGCGAATCTTATCCCTGACTGAGCTGGACCCAGATGTGTTGGACAGCATGCACTCGCTGGGATGTTTCCGAGACCGAGTCAAGCTCACACGTGATTTGCAATGTGAAGA AGAAAACCAGGAGAAGATGATCTATTACCTACTGCTGGACAGGAAAGAGCGTTACCCCAGCTATGAGGATGAGGACTTACCTCCGCGCAATGACGTAG CAGACCCTCCCAGAAAGCGTGTTGACTCCCCAATGCTGACGCGCCACGGCCGCTGCCGTCCTGAGAGGAAAAGCCTGGAGGTGCTGAGTGTTACTGAGCAGGGGTCTCCTACCCCGCCTCGCAGGGCCCTGGACACAGCTGCACACAGCCAGAG GTCTCGCTCAGTCAGTGGAGCATCTACTGGTCTCTCCTCCAGCCCTCTCAGCAGTCCCAGG TCCTATCAAAGCCCCGTCTTCActttcagccaatcagatgtCACCTCTGCCACCGCTTCCCCCCTCACAAAGGAGTCCAAACAGGGAAGTGCCACCACTCCACGCTCAGCACGGGCTCATGACAAGCCCAAAGCTTCCCCCAACCCAAAGACCCAGACCTTGCCCACCAAGGGACCCGCCGACAGACCCCATCTGCAGCCCATCAAATCCCTGCCTCTGCACAACCCATCCTCCCGCTCGCCCTCCCCCTCCCCACTTCTGTCACCCATTCCCCGTTTCTTCTTCCCTTCGTCCTCTGTCCTAAAGTCAGTGACTAAGAGCTTCTACCCAAACTCTGCCCACTCTGTGCCGCAGGTCACCCCCCAGGGCTCTCCGTTGCCCACACCCTTGGGCACCCCTGTCCACCACCCTCACCACCCTTCCTCCACCCcgccctcctcttcctcgtcctcgtcctcctcgcgggcggagggagggggaggggtGGGCTCGCTGTCGCTGACCCCGCCTTCAAGCCCAGGAGGGGGAAGTGGCATGGCGGCCAGCAGCTCCGCCCACTGGAGGACCCGCCTCAATTCTTTCAAGAACAACCTGCTGGGCTCGCCCCGTTTCCATCGCCGTAAATTGCAAG TTCCTACATCAGAAGACATGTCGAGTCTAACACCAGAATCCAGCCCAGA GCTGGCTAAGAAGTCGTGGTTTGGGAATTTCATCGGCTTGGAGAAAGAGGAGCAGATCTTTGTGGTGATCAGAGACAAACCTCTGAGTTCGGTCAAAGCCGACATCGTCCACGCTTTCCTGTCT ATCCCGTCTCTCAGTCACAGCGTCCTCTCGCAGACCAGCTTCCGGGCCGAGTACAAGTCCTCCGGCGGCCCCTCCGTCTTCCAGAAGCCCGTCAAGTTCCAAGTGGACATTGCCTTTTCCGAGGGCGAGAGGGAGCGGGACAGGGAGAGGACcgagagggaggggaggagggaaaCAGGAATCTACAGTGTAACGTTCACCCTCATATCAG GTCCGAGTCGCAGGTTCAGACGAGTGGTGGAGACGATTCAAGCTCAGCTTCTCAGCTCCCATGATCAGCCACTGGTGCAAGCCCTATCTG ATGAGAAGAACGGCCGGCCCCACGGGACCCCCACCCGCCAAAACTCAAGGCGCTCTGAGGGTGGGGGCGACAGGTGCGAGTGGGGCGACCGAGCAGATGGTGGAGGCATAGGAGGCAGCGGGGGAGTTCTGCAACGCAGAGGCTCGGCGAAAGAGAGAACCCGACTGCTGTCCTCCAACGGAACCCAATCCCAGCCGTAG
- the brsk1a gene encoding serine/threonine-protein kinase BRSK2 isoform X7 — protein MSKELSLSQSAQYVGPYRLEKTLGKGQTGLVKLGVHCITGQKVAIKIVNREKLSESVLMKVEREIAILKLIEHPHVLKLHDVYENNKYLYLVLEHVSGGELFDYLVKKGRLTPKEARKFFRQIISALDFCHSHSICHRDLKPENLLLDEKNNIRIADFGMASLQVGDSLLETSCGSPHYACPEVIRGEKYDGRRADVWSCGVILFALLVGALPFDHDNLRQLLEKVKSGVFHMPHFIPPDCQSLLKGMIEVNPEKRLTLEAIQKHAWYLGGRNEPCPEQPPPRRVCVRRILSLTELDPDVLDSMHSLGCFRDRVKLTRDLQCEEENQEKMIYYLLLDRKERYPSYEDEDLPPRNDVDPPRKRVDSPMLTRHGRCRPERKSLEVLSVTEQGSPTPPRRALDTAAHSQRSRSVSGASTGLSSSPLSSPRVTPQGSPLPTPLGTPVHHPHHPSSTPPSSSSSSSSSRAEGGGGVGSLSLTPPSSPGGGSGMAASSSAHWRTRLNSFKNNLLGSPRFHRRKLQVPTSEDMSSLTPESSPELAKKSWFGNFIGLEKEEQIFVVIRDKPLSSVKADIVHAFLSIPSLSHSVLSQTSFRAEYKSSGGPSVFQKPVKFQVDIAFSEGERERDRERTEREGRRETGIYSVTFTLISGPSRRFRRVVETIQAQLLSSHDQPLVQALSDPFPDEKNGRPHGTPTRQNSRRSEGGGDRCEWGDRADGGGIGGSGGVLQRRGSAKERTRLLSSNGTQSQP, from the exons GTTGAGAGGGAGATTGCCATTCTGAAACTGATTGAGCATCCGCATGTGTTGAAGCTGCATGATGTTTACGAGAATAACAAATATCT GTACCTGGTGTTGGAGCATGTGTCAGGAGGAGAGCTGTTTGACTACCTGGTGAAGAAGGGCCGGCTAACTCCAAAAGAGGCCAGGAAGTTCTTCAGGCAGATCATCTCTGCTCTGGATTTCTGCCACAGTCATTCCATCTG tcaCAGAGACCTGAAGCCTGAGAACTTGCTCCTGGATGAAAAGAACAACATTCGCATCGCTGACTTTGGCATGGCCTCCCTACAGGTGGGAGACAGTCTGTTAGAAACCAGCTGTGG ATCACCACATTATGCTTGTCCTGAAGTTATACGG GGAGAGAAATACGATGGACGGAGAGCAGATGTGTGGAGCTGTGGGGTCATCCTGTTTGCCCTGCTGGTG GGTGCTCTGCCGTTTGACCATGACAATTTACGCCAGCTCCTGGAAAAGGTGAAGAGTGGTGTGTTCCACATGCCCCACTTCATCCCACCGGACTGCCAGTCTCTGCTCAAGGGCATGATTGAGGTCAACCCTGAAAAGAGGCTCACG CTAGAGGCCATCCAAAAACACGCCTGGTACCT GGGTGGTCGTAATGAGCCGTGTCCTGAGCAGCCTCCTCCCAGGCGAGTGTGTGTGAGGCGAATCTTATCCCTGACTGAGCTGGACCCAGATGTGTTGGACAGCATGCACTCGCTGGGATGTTTCCGAGACCGAGTCAAGCTCACACGTGATTTGCAATGTGAAGA AGAAAACCAGGAGAAGATGATCTATTACCTACTGCTGGACAGGAAAGAGCGTTACCCCAGCTATGAGGATGAGGACTTACCTCCGCGCAATGACGTAG ACCCTCCCAGAAAGCGTGTTGACTCCCCAATGCTGACGCGCCACGGCCGCTGCCGTCCTGAGAGGAAAAGCCTGGAGGTGCTGAGTGTTACTGAGCAGGGGTCTCCTACCCCGCCTCGCAGGGCCCTGGACACAGCTGCACACAGCCAGAG GTCTCGCTCAGTCAGTGGAGCATCTACTGGTCTCTCCTCCAGCCCTCTCAGCAGTCCCAGG GTCACCCCCCAGGGCTCTCCGTTGCCCACACCCTTGGGCACCCCTGTCCACCACCCTCACCACCCTTCCTCCACCCcgccctcctcttcctcgtcctcgtcctcctcgcgggcggagggagggggaggggtGGGCTCGCTGTCGCTGACCCCGCCTTCAAGCCCAGGAGGGGGAAGTGGCATGGCGGCCAGCAGCTCCGCCCACTGGAGGACCCGCCTCAATTCTTTCAAGAACAACCTGCTGGGCTCGCCCCGTTTCCATCGCCGTAAATTGCAAG TTCCTACATCAGAAGACATGTCGAGTCTAACACCAGAATCCAGCCCAGA GCTGGCTAAGAAGTCGTGGTTTGGGAATTTCATCGGCTTGGAGAAAGAGGAGCAGATCTTTGTGGTGATCAGAGACAAACCTCTGAGTTCGGTCAAAGCCGACATCGTCCACGCTTTCCTGTCT ATCCCGTCTCTCAGTCACAGCGTCCTCTCGCAGACCAGCTTCCGGGCCGAGTACAAGTCCTCCGGCGGCCCCTCCGTCTTCCAGAAGCCCGTCAAGTTCCAAGTGGACATTGCCTTTTCCGAGGGCGAGAGGGAGCGGGACAGGGAGAGGACcgagagggaggggaggagggaaaCAGGAATCTACAGTGTAACGTTCACCCTCATATCAG GTCCGAGTCGCAGGTTCAGACGAGTGGTGGAGACGATTCAAGCTCAGCTTCTCAGCTCCCATGATCAGCCACTGGTGCAAGCCCTATCTG ATCCCTTCCCAGATGAGAAGAACGGCCGGCCCCACGGGACCCCCACCCGCCAAAACTCAAGGCGCTCTGAGGGTGGGGGCGACAGGTGCGAGTGGGGCGACCGAGCAGATGGTGGAGGCATAGGAGGCAGCGGGGGAGTTCTGCAACGCAGAGGCTCGGCGAAAGAGAGAACCCGACTGCTGTCCTCCAACGGAACCCAATCCCAGCCGTAG
- the brsk1a gene encoding serine/threonine-protein kinase BRSK2 isoform X6 gives MSKELSLSQSAQYVGPYRLEKTLGKGQTGLVKLGVHCITGQKVAIKIVNREKLSESVLMKVEREIAILKLIEHPHVLKLHDVYENNKYLYLVLEHVSGGELFDYLVKKGRLTPKEARKFFRQIISALDFCHSHSICHRDLKPENLLLDEKNNIRIADFGMASLQVGDSLLETSCGSPHYACPEVIRGEKYDGRRADVWSCGVILFALLVGALPFDHDNLRQLLEKVKSGVFHMPHFIPPDCQSLLKGMIEVNPEKRLTLEAIQKHAWYLGGRNEPCPEQPPPRRVCVRRILSLTELDPDVLDSMHSLGCFRDRVKLTRDLQCEEENQEKMIYYLLLDRKERYPSYEDEDLPPRNDVADPPRKRVDSPMLTRHGRCRPERKSLEVLSVTEQGSPTPPRRALDTAAHSQRSRSVSGASTGLSSSPLSSPRVTPQGSPLPTPLGTPVHHPHHPSSTPPSSSSSSSSSRAEGGGGVGSLSLTPPSSPGGGSGMAASSSAHWRTRLNSFKNNLLGSPRFHRRKLQVPTSEDMSSLTPESSPELAKKSWFGNFIGLEKEEQIFVVIRDKPLSSVKADIVHAFLSIPSLSHSVLSQTSFRAEYKSSGGPSVFQKPVKFQVDIAFSEGERERDRERTEREGRRETGIYSVTFTLISGPSRRFRRVVETIQAQLLSSHDQPLVQALSDPFPDEKNGRPHGTPTRQNSRRSEGGGDRCEWGDRADGGGIGGSGGVLQRRGSAKERTRLLSSNGTQSQP, from the exons GTTGAGAGGGAGATTGCCATTCTGAAACTGATTGAGCATCCGCATGTGTTGAAGCTGCATGATGTTTACGAGAATAACAAATATCT GTACCTGGTGTTGGAGCATGTGTCAGGAGGAGAGCTGTTTGACTACCTGGTGAAGAAGGGCCGGCTAACTCCAAAAGAGGCCAGGAAGTTCTTCAGGCAGATCATCTCTGCTCTGGATTTCTGCCACAGTCATTCCATCTG tcaCAGAGACCTGAAGCCTGAGAACTTGCTCCTGGATGAAAAGAACAACATTCGCATCGCTGACTTTGGCATGGCCTCCCTACAGGTGGGAGACAGTCTGTTAGAAACCAGCTGTGG ATCACCACATTATGCTTGTCCTGAAGTTATACGG GGAGAGAAATACGATGGACGGAGAGCAGATGTGTGGAGCTGTGGGGTCATCCTGTTTGCCCTGCTGGTG GGTGCTCTGCCGTTTGACCATGACAATTTACGCCAGCTCCTGGAAAAGGTGAAGAGTGGTGTGTTCCACATGCCCCACTTCATCCCACCGGACTGCCAGTCTCTGCTCAAGGGCATGATTGAGGTCAACCCTGAAAAGAGGCTCACG CTAGAGGCCATCCAAAAACACGCCTGGTACCT GGGTGGTCGTAATGAGCCGTGTCCTGAGCAGCCTCCTCCCAGGCGAGTGTGTGTGAGGCGAATCTTATCCCTGACTGAGCTGGACCCAGATGTGTTGGACAGCATGCACTCGCTGGGATGTTTCCGAGACCGAGTCAAGCTCACACGTGATTTGCAATGTGAAGA AGAAAACCAGGAGAAGATGATCTATTACCTACTGCTGGACAGGAAAGAGCGTTACCCCAGCTATGAGGATGAGGACTTACCTCCGCGCAATGACGTAG CAGACCCTCCCAGAAAGCGTGTTGACTCCCCAATGCTGACGCGCCACGGCCGCTGCCGTCCTGAGAGGAAAAGCCTGGAGGTGCTGAGTGTTACTGAGCAGGGGTCTCCTACCCCGCCTCGCAGGGCCCTGGACACAGCTGCACACAGCCAGAG GTCTCGCTCAGTCAGTGGAGCATCTACTGGTCTCTCCTCCAGCCCTCTCAGCAGTCCCAGG GTCACCCCCCAGGGCTCTCCGTTGCCCACACCCTTGGGCACCCCTGTCCACCACCCTCACCACCCTTCCTCCACCCcgccctcctcttcctcgtcctcgtcctcctcgcgggcggagggagggggaggggtGGGCTCGCTGTCGCTGACCCCGCCTTCAAGCCCAGGAGGGGGAAGTGGCATGGCGGCCAGCAGCTCCGCCCACTGGAGGACCCGCCTCAATTCTTTCAAGAACAACCTGCTGGGCTCGCCCCGTTTCCATCGCCGTAAATTGCAAG TTCCTACATCAGAAGACATGTCGAGTCTAACACCAGAATCCAGCCCAGA GCTGGCTAAGAAGTCGTGGTTTGGGAATTTCATCGGCTTGGAGAAAGAGGAGCAGATCTTTGTGGTGATCAGAGACAAACCTCTGAGTTCGGTCAAAGCCGACATCGTCCACGCTTTCCTGTCT ATCCCGTCTCTCAGTCACAGCGTCCTCTCGCAGACCAGCTTCCGGGCCGAGTACAAGTCCTCCGGCGGCCCCTCCGTCTTCCAGAAGCCCGTCAAGTTCCAAGTGGACATTGCCTTTTCCGAGGGCGAGAGGGAGCGGGACAGGGAGAGGACcgagagggaggggaggagggaaaCAGGAATCTACAGTGTAACGTTCACCCTCATATCAG GTCCGAGTCGCAGGTTCAGACGAGTGGTGGAGACGATTCAAGCTCAGCTTCTCAGCTCCCATGATCAGCCACTGGTGCAAGCCCTATCTG ATCCCTTCCCAGATGAGAAGAACGGCCGGCCCCACGGGACCCCCACCCGCCAAAACTCAAGGCGCTCTGAGGGTGGGGGCGACAGGTGCGAGTGGGGCGACCGAGCAGATGGTGGAGGCATAGGAGGCAGCGGGGGAGTTCTGCAACGCAGAGGCTCGGCGAAAGAGAGAACCCGACTGCTGTCCTCCAACGGAACCCAATCCCAGCCGTAG